Proteins from a single region of Streptomyces sp. HUAS 15-9:
- a CDS encoding MFS transporter codes for MPQLSVPRLRLAPYRRLFARPGTRAFTAGNLIARLPMGMFGVSAVVMIAGARGSYALAGAVTATGLAATAVAGPWVARLVDRHGQARVAVPATVTAVLGSLALLLCVRLGAPDWTLFAAYAATATTPNIGGLSRARWAHVLHDDPDALHTANSFEQTADELCFMLGPVLASFLTGALFPEAGTLVGAALLLVGMLLFSAQRATEPPPRGRTRAASPLRTPGIPPLLACFVATGAVFGSMEVVTIAYADGQGHRSAAGAVLALQAAGSCAAGLLYGALKPTAPRLSRCLLAMTALMSLPLLAARTTGSLWAPAAALLVAGMATAPTMVTAMTLVQRLTPEDRLNEGMSLVVTGLLTGIACGSAAGGYLAEHTSPTTAYAAPVTAAALALLINSSTTAFRSARRAVGVPEEGGPGIGTDGELGASSA; via the coding sequence ATGCCTCAGCTCTCCGTGCCCCGGCTCCGCCTCGCCCCGTACCGGCGTCTCTTCGCCCGCCCCGGCACCCGTGCCTTCACCGCCGGGAACCTGATCGCCCGGCTCCCCATGGGCATGTTCGGGGTGAGCGCGGTCGTCATGATCGCCGGTGCGCGGGGCTCGTACGCGCTCGCCGGCGCCGTCACCGCGACGGGGCTGGCCGCGACCGCGGTGGCCGGGCCCTGGGTCGCCCGGCTCGTCGACCGGCACGGGCAGGCGCGGGTCGCCGTACCGGCCACGGTCACCGCCGTGCTGGGCAGCCTCGCGCTGCTGCTCTGTGTCCGCCTCGGCGCTCCGGACTGGACCCTGTTCGCGGCGTACGCCGCCACCGCCACCACCCCCAACATCGGCGGCCTGTCCCGCGCCCGCTGGGCCCATGTGCTGCACGACGACCCGGACGCGCTGCACACCGCGAACTCCTTCGAACAGACCGCGGACGAGCTGTGCTTCATGCTCGGCCCGGTTCTGGCGTCCTTCCTGACCGGAGCGCTCTTCCCGGAGGCGGGCACGCTCGTGGGCGCCGCGCTGCTGCTGGTCGGCATGCTGCTGTTCAGCGCACAGCGCGCGACCGAGCCGCCGCCCCGGGGACGCACCCGGGCCGCGTCACCGCTGCGCACCCCCGGTATCCCGCCCCTGCTGGCCTGCTTCGTCGCCACGGGCGCGGTGTTCGGCTCGATGGAGGTCGTCACCATCGCGTACGCGGACGGGCAGGGTCATCGTTCGGCGGCGGGTGCGGTGCTGGCGCTCCAAGCGGCGGGTTCCTGCGCGGCGGGGCTGCTGTACGGGGCGCTGAAGCCGACCGCTCCGCGGCTGTCGAGGTGTCTGCTCGCGATGACCGCGCTGATGTCCCTGCCGCTGCTGGCCGCGCGCACGACCGGTTCCCTCTGGGCGCCAGCCGCGGCCCTGCTCGTCGCGGGCATGGCGACCGCGCCGACCATGGTCACGGCGATGACCCTGGTCCAGCGACTCACGCCCGAGGACCGTCTGAACGAGGGCATGAGCCTCGTCGTCACCGGCCTGCTGACCGGCATAGCCTGCGGTTCGGCGGCAGGCGGCTACCTGGCGGAACACACCTCCCCGACCACCGCGTACGCGGCACCGGTCACGGCGGCGGCCCTGGCCCTGCTGATCAACTCCTCGACAACGGCCTTCCGTTCAGCTCGTCGAGCCGTCGGCGTACCCGAGGAAGGCGGTCCAGGCATCGGAACGGACGGCGAATTGGGGGCTTCGAGTGCCTAG
- a CDS encoding DUF397 domain-containing protein, with product MSAELVWFTSSYSSSGGGECLEVAYTWRKSSHSDSQGGECIEVAIRPGTIHIRDSKLGTRSPQFAVRSDAWTAFLGYADGSTS from the coding sequence GTGAGCGCCGAGTTGGTGTGGTTCACGTCCAGCTACAGCAGCAGCGGCGGTGGCGAATGCCTCGAAGTTGCCTACACCTGGCGTAAGTCCAGCCACAGCGACTCTCAGGGTGGCGAATGCATTGAAGTCGCGATACGCCCCGGCACCATCCACATCCGAGACTCCAAGCTAGGCACTCGAAGCCCCCAATTCGCCGTCCGTTCCGATGCCTGGACCGCCTTCCTCGGGTACGCCGACGGCTCGACGAGCTGA
- a CDS encoding helix-turn-helix domain-containing protein — MASGESRQAQQNWRYCGGQIKLWREEAGVSRQALAEEAGYDGEYVKSMECGRRRPTLRLLQIADQLCGARGKLVAAHEFLKPEKFLSYAEGYVRYEAEAISLSFHQPLHIPGLLQTEETMRALLDAYLPPLDDETIEERVAGRLERQALLGKQTRAFSFAIGEAALKNPVGGVEAHRRQLLRLVEAGEARNVTIQVLQFVGAGPGVDGPFVLVEAPEHELLVYEEGQETGSLYADADKVSAIVQRHAMILRQALNPGESARFITKLAEEL, encoded by the coding sequence GTGGCTTCGGGGGAGTCCCGGCAGGCGCAGCAGAACTGGCGGTACTGCGGCGGCCAGATCAAGTTGTGGCGGGAGGAGGCGGGGGTCAGCCGTCAGGCGCTGGCCGAGGAGGCCGGATACGACGGCGAGTACGTCAAGTCGATGGAGTGCGGGAGGCGGCGCCCCACGCTGCGCCTGCTGCAGATTGCGGATCAACTGTGCGGGGCGCGGGGCAAGTTGGTTGCCGCGCATGAGTTTCTGAAGCCGGAGAAATTCCTCTCGTACGCTGAGGGATACGTGCGGTACGAAGCCGAGGCGATCTCTCTCAGCTTCCACCAACCCCTCCACATCCCCGGTTTGCTGCAGACCGAGGAGACGATGCGGGCGTTGCTGGACGCGTACCTGCCTCCGCTCGATGACGAGACCATTGAGGAGCGAGTCGCTGGGCGGCTGGAGAGGCAGGCATTGCTGGGCAAGCAGACCAGGGCGTTCAGCTTTGCGATCGGGGAAGCCGCGCTGAAGAATCCGGTTGGGGGCGTCGAAGCGCACAGGCGGCAGCTTCTCCGACTGGTGGAGGCTGGTGAGGCACGTAACGTGACGATTCAGGTATTGCAGTTCGTAGGCGCTGGTCCGGGTGTGGATGGCCCGTTCGTGTTGGTGGAAGCTCCTGAACACGAGCTACTGGTCTATGAAGAAGGGCAGGAGACCGGAAGTCTGTACGCAGACGCCGATAAGGTCAGCGCCATCGTTCAGCGGCATGCCATGATCCTCCGGCAGGCCCTGAACCCCGGCGAGTCGGCCCGGTTCATCACGAAGTTGGCGGAGGAGCTGTGA
- a CDS encoding ATP-binding protein, with amino-acid sequence MDIEWRLPRHARSVGRARTLLREQATSWELPDDLTQTAVLLLSELMTNAYRHAKVSPGREIRARCVLEAGRLRISVADAYDMLPAPREASPDDESGRGLTLVAALADDWGAGPRPGGIGKTVWFEFKADPLDAHGKGPALG; translated from the coding sequence ATGGACATCGAGTGGCGCCTCCCCCGGCACGCCCGCAGCGTGGGCCGGGCCCGAACCCTCCTCCGGGAACAGGCGACGTCCTGGGAACTCCCGGACGACCTGACGCAGACGGCGGTCCTGCTGCTCAGCGAGCTGATGACGAACGCCTACCGCCACGCGAAGGTCTCACCCGGTCGCGAGATCCGCGCGCGCTGCGTCCTGGAGGCAGGTCGGCTGCGCATCTCGGTGGCCGACGCGTACGACATGCTGCCGGCTCCCCGCGAGGCATCGCCCGACGACGAGTCCGGCCGGGGGCTGACACTGGTGGCGGCCCTGGCGGACGACTGGGGCGCCGGCCCTCGTCCTGGTGGCATCGGCAAGACGGTCTGGTTCGAGTTCAAGGCTGATCCCCTGGACGCGCACGGCAAGGGGCCCGCACTCGGGTGA
- the smpB gene encoding SsrA-binding protein SmpB, producing the protein MYVPKESQQKQGTAAKSRDGEKGGKRKIVAQNKKARHDYAIIDTYEAGLVLTGTEVKSLRQGRASLVDGFVQIDGNEAWLHNAHIPEYSQGTWTNHSVRRKRKLLLHREEIDKLEVKAQETGHTIVPLALYFKDGRAKAEIALARGKKEYDKRQTLRAQQDRREADRAIASAKRKQRGA; encoded by the coding sequence ATGTACGTACCGAAGGAGTCCCAGCAGAAGCAGGGGACGGCCGCCAAGTCCCGGGACGGCGAGAAGGGCGGCAAGCGCAAGATCGTCGCGCAGAACAAGAAGGCACGCCACGACTACGCGATCATCGACACCTACGAGGCGGGTCTCGTGCTGACCGGCACCGAGGTGAAGTCGCTGCGTCAGGGGCGGGCCTCGCTGGTCGACGGCTTCGTGCAGATCGACGGGAACGAGGCGTGGCTGCACAACGCCCACATCCCCGAGTACAGCCAGGGCACCTGGACCAACCACTCGGTGCGCCGCAAGCGCAAGCTGCTGCTGCACCGGGAGGAGATCGACAAGCTGGAGGTCAAGGCGCAGGAGACGGGCCACACCATCGTGCCCCTCGCCCTGTACTTCAAGGACGGCCGGGCCAAGGCCGAGATCGCCCTCGCGCGAGGCAAGAAGGAGTACGACAAGCGGCAGACGCTGCGTGCCCAGCAGGACCGCCGGGAGGCCGACCGCGCCATCGCGTCGGCGAAGCGCAAGCAGCGCGGCGCCTAG